A genome region from Pseudoroseomonas cervicalis includes the following:
- a CDS encoding glutathionylspermidine synthase family protein, with protein sequence GPDGSVKLYEYNAETPAALLEAASVQLAWFEETPEGPVTRPGQDQWSAIDEALVARWPALRLPPLVHFAAEGGRPDEIAQVAYLMATAEAAGHAAIFLPVDAISWQEGVGLVEPGGRPIAACFKLYPWDWLEAEAGGALLPQAGTRWIEPARRMLQASKAILAELWAMAPGHPLLLPAALDRAAIEGPAIGKPALGLEGIGMRIEGVPGAVSTDPAEGLPASPLVWQAWAPLPAYSAPDGPAYPVMGVWMAGDAPCGLGIREGAGLVTTLEDRFVPHVIL encoded by the coding sequence TGGCCCGGACGGCTCGGTGAAGCTCTACGAATACAATGCCGAGACGCCGGCGGCGCTGCTCGAGGCAGCCTCGGTGCAGCTCGCCTGGTTCGAGGAGACGCCGGAAGGCCCCGTGACCCGCCCCGGCCAGGACCAGTGGAGCGCCATCGACGAGGCGCTGGTGGCGCGCTGGCCCGCCCTGCGCCTGCCGCCTTTGGTGCATTTCGCGGCCGAGGGCGGAAGGCCGGACGAGATCGCCCAGGTCGCCTATCTGATGGCCACCGCCGAGGCCGCCGGCCATGCCGCCATCTTCCTGCCCGTCGACGCCATCTCCTGGCAGGAGGGGGTGGGGCTGGTCGAGCCCGGCGGCCGGCCGATCGCGGCCTGCTTCAAGCTCTACCCCTGGGACTGGCTGGAGGCCGAGGCCGGCGGCGCCCTGCTGCCGCAGGCGGGCACCCGCTGGATCGAGCCGGCGCGGCGCATGCTGCAGGCCAGCAAGGCGATCCTGGCCGAGCTCTGGGCCATGGCGCCGGGCCATCCGCTGCTGCTGCCGGCCGCGCTCGACCGCGCCGCGATCGAGGGCCCGGCCATCGGCAAGCCGGCGCTGGGGCTGGAGGGCATCGGCATGCGCATCGAGGGTGTGCCCGGCGCCGTCTCCACCGATCCGGCCGAGGGGCTGCCAGCCTCGCCCCTGGTCTGGCAGGCCTGGGCGCCGCTGCCGGCGTATTCAGCGCCGGACGGGCCGGCCTATCCGGTGATGGGGGTGTGGATGGCGGGGGATGCGCCCTGCGGCCTCGGCATCCGCGAGGGCGCCGGGCTGGTCACCACGCTGGAGGACCGTTTCGTGCCGCATGTGATCCTGTGA
- a CDS encoding glutathionylspermidine synthase family protein codes for MTVQTPGPGPTAPPFRRISLRGPAGMRQRLRPLGLLAPAEGGLPYWVEDAAYVVPRAMAERLLQTAARLHALCLQAIGTELQGGDPERFGIQEAGMRQAVLQSWQAQDSPLYGRMDFSFSAAGEPVLLDYEADGPLGLAEASYLQWEWFEAAQAASLTERGDDQENLLYEKLLALLPRLGLGPDFAIAHGGGAVGAERTDAEYLASLAREAGLPARLCEIGALGWDREALCFTDDQDRPLSGLLKLYPWLWMEQEPNAEALPQSRTRILPAAWTRLLSDKALLARLWQQAPGTPGLLPAWLEGEAPAEPGLALVAKPCRGDDGEGVTGPDEPPDHRHGPLLRQGWCPPPRFETGQGSVHAGVSVWLVGGEPAGLSFRESRSWRSDATARFVPHILRG; via the coding sequence GTGACCGTCCAGACCCCAGGCCCCGGCCCCACCGCGCCGCCCTTCCGGCGCATCTCCCTGCGCGGCCCCGCCGGCATGCGGCAGCGCCTCCGCCCGCTCGGCCTGCTGGCGCCGGCCGAGGGCGGCCTGCCCTACTGGGTCGAGGATGCCGCCTATGTCGTGCCGCGCGCCATGGCGGAGCGGCTGCTGCAGACCGCCGCCAGGCTGCACGCGCTCTGCCTGCAGGCCATCGGCACCGAGCTGCAGGGCGGCGACCCGGAGCGTTTCGGCATCCAGGAGGCCGGCATGCGCCAGGCGGTGCTGCAATCCTGGCAGGCGCAGGATTCCCCGCTCTACGGCCGCATGGACTTCTCTTTCAGTGCCGCAGGCGAGCCGGTGCTGCTGGATTACGAGGCGGACGGGCCGCTGGGCCTGGCCGAGGCCTCCTACCTGCAATGGGAATGGTTCGAGGCCGCGCAGGCCGCCTCCCTCACCGAACGCGGCGACGACCAGGAGAACCTGCTCTACGAGAAGCTGCTGGCGCTGCTGCCGCGGCTCGGCCTCGGGCCCGATTTCGCCATCGCCCATGGCGGCGGCGCGGTGGGGGCGGAGCGCACCGATGCCGAATACCTCGCCAGCCTGGCGCGCGAGGCCGGGCTTCCGGCGCGGCTCTGCGAGATCGGCGCGCTGGGCTGGGACCGCGAGGCGCTGTGCTTCACCGACGACCAGGACCGGCCGCTGAGCGGGCTGCTGAAGCTCTATCCCTGGCTCTGGATGGAGCAGGAGCCGAATGCCGAGGCGCTGCCGCAGAGCCGCACCCGGATCCTGCCCGCCGCCTGGACCCGGCTGCTCTCCGACAAGGCGCTGCTGGCGCGGCTCTGGCAGCAGGCGCCCGGCACGCCCGGCCTGCTGCCCGCCTGGCTGGAGGGCGAGGCCCCCGCCGAGCCCGGCCTGGCCCTGGTCGCCAAGCCCTGCCGCGGCGATGACGGGGAGGGGGTGACCGGCCCGGACGAGCCGCCCGACCACCGCCATGGCCCGTTGCTGCGCCAGGGCTGGTGCCCGCCGCCGCGCTTCGAGACCGGGCAGGGCAGCGTGCATGCCGGCGTCTCGGTCTGGCTGGTGGGCGGCGAGCCGGCCGGCCTGTCCTTCCGCGAAAGCCGTTCCTGGCGCAGCGACGCCACGGCGCGCTTCGTGCCGCACATCCTGCGCGGCTGA
- a CDS encoding DUF350 domain-containing protein, giving the protein MTAADILALFPSSLFSFITAFGLGALFWGFGLVAVSAATPQRELALLRAGNLPTAIAFGGKAIGMVLPIAAVAGAAAGPLDQAIWCAVAVLVQLLVHLLLAALLQGRLREEIEADTVGGGAVFIAFIQIGAGILNNACMAG; this is encoded by the coding sequence GTGACCGCCGCCGACATCCTCGCGCTGTTCCCCTCCAGCCTGTTCAGCTTCATCACCGCCTTCGGCCTCGGCGCGCTGTTCTGGGGCTTCGGGCTGGTCGCCGTCTCCGCCGCCACGCCGCAGCGCGAGCTGGCGCTGCTGCGCGCGGGCAACCTGCCCACCGCCATCGCCTTCGGCGGCAAGGCGATCGGCATGGTGCTGCCGATCGCGGCCGTCGCCGGCGCCGCCGCCGGGCCGCTCGACCAGGCGATCTGGTGCGCCGTCGCGGTGCTGGTGCAGCTGCTGGTGCATCTGCTGCTGGCCGCCCTGCTGCAGGGAAGGCTGCGCGAGGAGATCGAGGCCGATACGGTGGGCGGCGGCGCCGTCTTCATCGCCTTCATCCAGATCGGCGCGGGCATCCTGAACAATGCCTGCATGGCGGGCTGA
- a CDS encoding DUF1190 domain-containing protein, which translates to MAGLSQPARRRGGRVRAAALVGLGLGAGGCDEAPPPDVPGQAEARLEACEAAHRRLGADPAACAALERVARREQAASRPVFDWRAGCEMQFGREACEATAETPAWRPVLEGWSLPAGGAPRPVLRDRQGQGWALPDPGAIEEPPRPVERAEQPPDSPSAPPMGYERLAPLYATRQACEEDWQRCEQPRQLLPNRFASREECAAVWSACRSTVLPSSATVQLSNQGGGAGGSSGGGYHGGGRGYGALWWYRYNSLWHDRPVARAGGYAPRYQGWSWTADRRPIASYRPSSGTGPLQGWDSAARRALPAHTLVARASGGGPGVTVQAATSISRAGFGSTGRSYSAGG; encoded by the coding sequence ATGGCGGGGCTGTCCCAGCCGGCGCGGCGGCGCGGCGGCCGCGTGCGGGCGGCGGCGCTGGTCGGGCTCGGCCTCGGCGCCGGCGGCTGCGACGAGGCGCCGCCCCCCGATGTGCCCGGCCAGGCGGAGGCGCGGCTGGAAGCCTGCGAGGCGGCGCATCGCCGGCTGGGCGCCGACCCGGCCGCCTGCGCGGCGCTGGAGCGCGTGGCGCGGCGCGAGCAGGCGGCGAGCCGCCCGGTCTTCGACTGGCGCGCCGGATGCGAGATGCAGTTCGGCCGCGAGGCCTGCGAGGCGACGGCCGAGACCCCCGCCTGGCGCCCGGTGCTGGAGGGCTGGAGCCTGCCCGCGGGCGGCGCGCCCCGCCCGGTGCTGCGCGACCGCCAGGGCCAGGGCTGGGCGCTGCCCGACCCCGGTGCCATCGAGGAACCGCCGCGCCCGGTCGAGCGCGCCGAGCAGCCGCCGGACAGCCCCTCCGCCCCGCCCATGGGCTATGAGCGGCTGGCGCCGCTCTACGCCACGCGGCAGGCCTGCGAGGAGGATTGGCAGCGCTGCGAGCAGCCGCGCCAGCTCCTGCCCAACCGCTTCGCCAGCCGCGAGGAATGCGCGGCGGTGTGGAGCGCCTGCCGCAGCACCGTGCTGCCGAGCAGCGCCACGGTGCAGCTGTCGAACCAGGGCGGCGGCGCGGGCGGCTCCTCCGGCGGCGGCTATCATGGCGGCGGCCGCGGCTACGGCGCGCTGTGGTGGTACCGCTACAACAGCCTCTGGCATGACCGGCCTGTCGCGCGGGCCGGCGGCTATGCGCCGCGCTACCAGGGCTGGTCCTGGACCGCCGATCGCCGTCCCATCGCCAGCTACCGCCCGAGCAGCGGCACCGGCCCGCTGCAGGGCTGGGACAGCGCGGCGCGCCGGGCGCTGCCGGCGCATACGCTGGTGGCCCGCGCCTCGGGCGGCGGACCGGGCGTGACGGTGCAGGCCGCCACCAGCATCAGCCGGGCCGGCTTCGGCTCCACCGGCCGTTCCTATTCGGCGGGGGGCTGA
- a CDS encoding PTS sugar transporter subunit IIB, producing MARPKTILVACGTAVATSTVVATAIEETMQERGIPVQIRQCKATELPSLVADADLVVSTTPVPADLGKPVVKGLPFLTGIGKAQALDEIERHLRG from the coding sequence ATGGCTAGACCGAAGACGATCCTGGTGGCCTGCGGCACCGCGGTGGCCACCTCCACCGTGGTGGCGACCGCCATCGAGGAGACGATGCAGGAGCGCGGCATCCCGGTGCAGATCCGCCAGTGCAAGGCGACCGAGCTGCCCAGCCTGGTGGCCGATGCCGACCTCGTCGTCTCCACCACGCCGGTGCCGGCCGATCTGGGCAAGCCGGTGGTCAAGGGCCTGCCCTTCCTGACCGGCATCGGCAAGGCCCAGGCGCTGGACGAGATCGAGCGCCATCTGCGCGGCTGA
- a CDS encoding PTS sugar transporter subunit IIA has protein sequence MPLDLPDLLDDRAICLDWQAGSAAEVISLLAARLQAQGAVAESYAEAVLAREAVMPTGLPLGAINVAVPHTDAHHVRRPAVALAVLRQPVPFGNMEEPEEQLPVRIVLALALNDKHAQIEALQTVAGLIQAPELLQALLAAPDISTVRQLLRALNKDRVHG, from the coding sequence ATGCCCCTCGACCTGCCCGACCTGCTCGACGACCGCGCCATCTGCCTCGATTGGCAGGCCGGCAGCGCGGCCGAGGTCATTTCCCTGCTGGCGGCGCGGCTGCAGGCGCAGGGCGCGGTCGCCGAAAGCTATGCCGAGGCGGTGCTGGCGCGCGAGGCGGTGATGCCGACCGGCCTGCCGCTCGGCGCCATCAATGTCGCCGTGCCGCACACCGACGCGCATCATGTGCGGCGCCCGGCCGTGGCGCTGGCGGTGCTGCGCCAGCCGGTGCCCTTCGGCAATATGGAGGAGCCGGAGGAACAGCTTCCGGTGCGGATCGTCCTGGCCCTGGCGCTGAATGACAAGCACGCCCAGATCGAGGCACTGCAGACCGTCGCCGGGCTGATCCAGGCGCCGGAGCTGCTGCAGGCGCTGCTGGCGGCGCCCGACATTTCCACCGTCCGCCAGCTGCTGCGGGCGCTCAACAAGGACCGAGTGCATGGCTAG
- a CDS encoding PTS galactitol transporter subunit IIC — MDSILTVLKSVVDTLGPTVLLPFIIAGIALALGVRAGRAFRAGLTIGVAFIGINLVLGLMLTSLGEVAQAIVRNTGMQRDIVDVGWPSAAAIAFGSSVGLWVIPIGIAVNLAMLLTRMTRTLNVDVWNFWHFAFVGSLVTAATGSLVYGLVAAALMAALSLILADWTAKGVQRFYGVPGVSVPHLASAQIVPLAIALNWVMDRIPGFNRLHLDTDSIQKRLGVLGEPMVLGAALGLILGLVAFHNDGDAGVVISKSLKVAMNLAAVMLILPRMVKILMEGLIPISDAARDFVQKRAGDRELHVGLDSAILIGHPAAIASSLVLVPIAILLSLVLPGNRIILFADLAVIPFLVAMCAPIVGGNVLRMIVIGTVTLAIGFYVGNSLAPLMTGAARSAGFAIPAAASLITSVVDGFLYVPWLLISAVTALGLLGLALAAAVIAALGLGLRAAPVAWERAAGAEPEEPAPLPTRPVAAE; from the coding sequence ATGGATTCGATCCTGACCGTGCTCAAAAGCGTGGTGGACACGCTGGGCCCGACGGTCCTGCTGCCTTTCATCATCGCCGGCATCGCGCTGGCGCTCGGCGTGCGCGCCGGCCGCGCCTTCCGCGCCGGGCTGACCATCGGTGTCGCCTTCATCGGCATCAACCTGGTGCTGGGGCTGATGCTGACGAGCCTCGGCGAGGTCGCCCAGGCCATCGTGCGCAACACCGGCATGCAGCGCGACATCGTCGATGTCGGCTGGCCCTCGGCGGCGGCCATCGCCTTCGGCTCCTCGGTCGGGCTGTGGGTGATCCCGATCGGCATCGCGGTGAACCTCGCCATGCTGCTCACCCGCATGACCCGCACGCTGAATGTCGATGTGTGGAATTTCTGGCATTTCGCCTTCGTCGGCTCGCTGGTCACGGCGGCGACGGGCAGCCTGGTCTATGGGCTGGTCGCGGCGGCGCTGATGGCGGCGCTGTCGCTGATCCTGGCCGACTGGACCGCCAAGGGCGTGCAGCGCTTCTACGGCGTGCCCGGTGTCTCGGTGCCGCATCTGGCCTCGGCGCAGATCGTGCCGCTGGCCATCGCGCTGAACTGGGTGATGGACCGCATCCCCGGCTTCAACCGGCTGCATCTCGACACCGACAGCATCCAGAAGCGGCTCGGCGTGCTGGGCGAGCCGATGGTGCTCGGCGCGGCGCTCGGCCTGATCCTCGGCCTCGTCGCCTTCCACAATGATGGCGATGCCGGCGTGGTCATCTCGAAATCGCTGAAGGTGGCGATGAACCTCGCCGCCGTCATGCTGATCCTGCCGCGCATGGTGAAGATCCTGATGGAGGGGCTGATCCCGATCTCGGACGCCGCGCGCGACTTCGTGCAGAAGCGCGCCGGCGACCGCGAGCTGCATGTCGGTCTCGATTCCGCGATCCTGATCGGCCATCCGGCGGCCATCGCCAGCTCGCTGGTGCTGGTGCCGATCGCCATCCTGCTGTCGCTGGTGCTGCCGGGCAACCGCATCATCCTCTTCGCCGATCTGGCGGTGATCCCCTTCCTGGTGGCGATGTGCGCGCCGATCGTCGGCGGCAATGTGCTGCGCATGATCGTCATCGGCACGGTGACGCTGGCCATCGGCTTCTATGTCGGCAACAGCCTGGCGCCGCTGATGACCGGCGCCGCGCGCTCCGCCGGCTTCGCCATCCCGGCGGCGGCCAGCCTGATCACCAGCGTGGTGGATGGTTTCCTCTATGTGCCCTGGCTGCTGATCTCGGCGGTCACGGCGCTCGGCCTGCTCGGCCTGGCGCTGGCGGCGGCGGTGATCGCGGCGCTCGGCCTCGGCCTGCGCGCCGCCCCCGTCGCCTGGGAGCGCGCCGCCGGCGCCGAGCCGGAGGAGCCCGCCCCCCTGCCCACCCGTCCCGTCGCCGCGGAGTGA
- a CDS encoding acetoin dehydrogenase dihydrolipoyllysine-residue acetyltransferase subunit, with protein MASEIILPRVDMDMATGRVALWHAEDGAAVEKGQALFEIETDKAAMEIEAPESGVLHIADARTGIDMPVGSVLGWITAAGEAPPRPAEAAPAAAPDAVVPNAAVPVDAVSETAPREPAFADAAPAAEARPRATPQARRLAETLGLQLEEVSGSGPRGRIQAQDVQEAAEAAPAPLAAPPPPAAPGTVLHHVWLRRGQGVPSLLIHGFGAELASWRPLLAAGGETGPVLAIDLPGHGRSPLAGGAGLEDLADAVEATLQSLGLDAVHLVGHSLGGAVATVLAARGSVAVRSLLLLAPAGLGPAMHADFVPGFLRASSTASLQPWLNLLVADASLLPGGLAAATLRQRQENPAMLEAQRRLAATLLPDGMQAIDTRALFGTLRMPVKLVLGQEDRILPWRQAMGLPGCVALHIFAGTGHMPQLERRQEVARLWAELRCAGN; from the coding sequence ATGGCGAGCGAGATCATCCTGCCGCGCGTCGACATGGACATGGCGACCGGCCGTGTCGCGCTCTGGCACGCCGAGGATGGCGCGGCGGTGGAGAAGGGCCAGGCGCTGTTCGAGATCGAGACCGACAAGGCCGCGATGGAGATCGAGGCGCCGGAATCCGGCGTGCTGCACATCGCCGATGCGCGCACCGGCATCGACATGCCGGTGGGCAGCGTGCTGGGCTGGATCACCGCCGCGGGCGAGGCGCCGCCGCGCCCGGCCGAGGCTGCGCCTGCGGCCGCCCCGGATGCCGTGGTGCCGAATGCGGCGGTGCCGGTGGATGCCGTGAGCGAAACGGCCCCACGCGAACCGGCTTTCGCCGATGCCGCGCCGGCCGCGGAGGCGCGCCCGCGCGCCACGCCGCAGGCCCGCCGCCTGGCGGAAACCCTCGGGCTCCAACTGGAAGAAGTATCCGGCAGCGGGCCGCGTGGCCGCATCCAGGCGCAGGATGTGCAGGAGGCGGCCGAGGCCGCGCCCGCCCCGCTCGCCGCGCCGCCGCCGCCCGCCGCCCCCGGCACGGTGCTGCACCATGTCTGGCTGCGCCGTGGCCAGGGCGTGCCGAGCCTGCTGATCCACGGCTTCGGCGCCGAGCTCGCCTCCTGGCGCCCGCTGCTGGCGGCGGGCGGCGAGACCGGGCCGGTGCTGGCCATCGACCTGCCCGGCCATGGCCGCTCGCCGCTCGCCGGCGGCGCCGGGCTCGAGGATCTGGCGGATGCGGTGGAGGCGACGCTGCAATCCCTCGGCCTCGACGCGGTGCATCTGGTCGGGCATTCGCTGGGCGGCGCGGTGGCCACCGTGCTGGCGGCGCGCGGCAGCGTGGCCGTGCGCTCGCTGCTGCTGCTGGCCCCCGCCGGGCTCGGCCCGGCCATGCATGCCGATTTCGTGCCGGGCTTCCTGCGCGCCAGCAGCACGGCCAGCCTGCAGCCCTGGCTGAACCTGCTGGTGGCCGATGCTTCGCTGCTGCCCGGCGGCCTTGCCGCCGCCACGCTGCGCCAGCGGCAGGAGAATCCGGCGATGCTGGAGGCGCAGCGCCGGCTGGCGGCCACGCTGCTGCCGGATGGCATGCAGGCCATTGACACCCGCGCCCTGTTCGGCACGCTGCGCATGCCGGTCAAGCTGGTGCTGGGGCAGGAGGACCGCATCCTGCCCTGGCGGCAGGCAATGGGGCTGCCGGGCTGCGTGGCCCTCCACATTTTCGCCGGCACCGGGCATATGCCGCAGCTGGAGCGCCGCCAGGAGGTGGCACGGCTCTGGGCGGAGCTGCGCTGCGCCGGCAACTGA
- a CDS encoding alpha-ketoacid dehydrogenase subunit beta yields MSALMNPVTEAAAEDAPRELSYAQAIQEAMAIALESDPAVLLMGEDIGVYGGAFQVTGDLVHRFGEDRVMDTPISELGGAGVAVGAALTGLKPIFEFQFSDFATLAMEQIVNQAAKLRYMLGGAVSVPLVMRFPAGSGTGAAAQHSQSLEAWLAHVPGLKVLQPSTPYDAKGMLLAAVEDPDPVMIFEHKLLYKMKGPVPEGHYTVPIGRAAIRRPGRDVTIVATSIMVHRALEAAASLEAEGIEAEVIDLRSLRPMDTPTLVDSVKRTGRLLCVHEGVRSLGIGAEISAAIAESEAFDYLDAPILRLGGAEAPLPYNPELEKAAVPQVPGILDAARRLARREV; encoded by the coding sequence GTGAGCGCCCTGATGAACCCCGTGACCGAGGCCGCGGCCGAGGATGCGCCGCGCGAGCTGAGCTATGCCCAGGCGATCCAGGAGGCGATGGCCATCGCGCTGGAGAGCGACCCCGCCGTGCTGCTGATGGGCGAGGATATCGGCGTCTATGGCGGCGCCTTCCAGGTGACCGGCGACCTGGTGCACCGCTTCGGCGAGGATCGCGTGATGGACACGCCGATCAGCGAGCTGGGCGGCGCCGGCGTCGCGGTGGGCGCGGCGCTGACCGGCCTCAAGCCGATCTTCGAGTTCCAGTTCTCCGACTTCGCCACGCTGGCCATGGAGCAGATCGTCAACCAGGCGGCGAAGCTGCGCTACATGCTGGGCGGCGCCGTCTCGGTGCCGCTGGTGATGCGCTTTCCCGCCGGCTCCGGCACCGGCGCCGCGGCGCAGCACAGCCAGAGCCTGGAGGCGTGGCTCGCCCATGTGCCGGGGCTGAAGGTGCTGCAGCCCTCCACCCCCTACGACGCCAAGGGCATGCTGCTGGCCGCCGTCGAGGATCCGGACCCGGTGATGATCTTCGAGCACAAGCTGCTCTACAAGATGAAGGGCCCGGTGCCGGAGGGGCACTACACCGTCCCCATCGGCCGCGCCGCCATCCGCCGCCCGGGGCGCGACGTCACCATCGTCGCCACCTCGATCATGGTGCATCGCGCGCTGGAGGCGGCGGCGAGCCTGGAGGCGGAGGGCATCGAGGCGGAGGTGATCGATCTGCGCTCGCTGCGGCCGATGGACACGCCGACGCTGGTCGACAGCGTCAAGCGCACGGGGCGGCTGCTCTGCGTGCATGAGGGGGTGCGCAGCCTCGGCATCGGCGCCGAGATCAGCGCCGCCATCGCCGAGAGCGAGGCCTTCGACTATCTCGACGCGCCGATCCTGCGGCTGGGTGGCGCCGAGGCGCCGCTGCCCTACAATCCCGAGCTGGAAAAGGCGGCGGTGCCGCAGGTGCCCGGCATTCTCGACGCCGCGCGGCGCCTGGCCCGCCGGGAGGTCTGA
- a CDS encoding thiamine pyrophosphate-dependent dehydrogenase E1 component subunit alpha, translating to MSQPLHANPPPDQPARPNRPAVYDRLGPDALREALRRMLLVRRFEEGAEEAYMRGLIHGTMHLSIGQEASAIGICSALEERDYITSTHRGHGHCIGKGAEVKRMFAEFFGKETGYCRGRGGSMHIADPARGNLGANGIVGGGIPIAVGAALSAKRRGTGAVAISFFGDGANNEGAFHEALNMASLWRLPVVFVCENNGYGMSTSMARATAVPNVADRAAAYGMPGVIVDGNRFADVAEAAFAAVERARRGEGPTLIESKTYRIRGHSRSDRNRYRTKEEIESWQRRDPIRLFEEELTGLGILRLEEIVALRAEVEAEIAAAIDYAKDSPAPDVAALTRDVYAREIRPEALR from the coding sequence ATGTCCCAGCCCCTGCACGCCAACCCGCCGCCGGACCAGCCCGCGCGGCCGAACCGCCCGGCGGTCTATGACCGGCTCGGCCCCGATGCGCTGCGCGAGGCGCTGCGCCGCATGCTGCTGGTGCGCCGCTTCGAGGAAGGCGCCGAGGAAGCCTATATGCGCGGGCTGATCCACGGCACCATGCATCTGTCGATCGGCCAGGAAGCCTCGGCCATCGGCATCTGCAGCGCGCTCGAGGAGCGCGACTACATCACTTCCACCCATCGCGGCCATGGCCATTGCATCGGCAAGGGCGCCGAGGTGAAGCGCATGTTCGCCGAGTTCTTCGGCAAGGAGACGGGCTATTGCCGCGGCCGTGGCGGCTCGATGCACATCGCCGATCCGGCGCGCGGCAATCTCGGCGCCAATGGCATCGTCGGCGGCGGCATCCCGATCGCGGTGGGCGCCGCGCTCTCCGCCAAGCGGCGGGGCACCGGCGCCGTCGCCATCTCCTTCTTCGGCGATGGCGCCAACAATGAGGGCGCCTTCCACGAGGCGCTGAACATGGCCTCGCTCTGGCGCCTGCCGGTGGTCTTCGTCTGCGAGAACAATGGCTACGGCATGTCGACCTCGATGGCGCGGGCGACCGCGGTGCCGAATGTCGCCGACCGCGCCGCCGCCTATGGCATGCCGGGCGTCATCGTCGATGGCAACCGCTTCGCCGATGTGGCCGAGGCCGCCTTCGCCGCCGTGGAGCGCGCCCGGCGCGGCGAGGGGCCGACGCTGATCGAAAGCAAGACCTACCGCATCCGCGGCCATTCGCGCAGCGACCGCAACCGCTACCGCACCAAGGAAGAAATCGAATCCTGGCAGCGGCGCGACCCGATCCGGCTGTTCGAGGAGGAGCTGACGGGCCTCGGCATCCTGCGCCTGGAGGAGATCGTGGCGCTGCGCGCCGAGGTGGAGGCGGAGATCGCCGCCGCCATCGACTACGCCAAGGACAGCCCCGCCCCCGATGTGGCGGCGCTGACGCGCGACGTCTATGCGCGCGAGATCCGGCCGGAGGCCCTGCGGTGA
- a CDS encoding NAD(P)H-dependent oxidoreductase, whose amino-acid sequence MNAVNPIGFAAMLASRAREGRPVTFGLAGTGQMGTDIVVQAALMPGLRLGAICEIRAEQAVDALLLSGRARGDIVEAQSAQAVESALQSNKVAITGDHKALCAAGGIDVIIDATGNPNVGTMIALEAMRHGKHVVMLNVEADITIGRFLQEEARRAGVVYTGAAGDEPAATLELISFAQSIGLDIVAAGKGKNNPLKFDATPDQYEEEARARNMATRMLVEFVDGSKTMIEMVAIANATGLVPDVPGMHGPAATRDELAQVLCTREDGGLLSKPGIVDYSIGKGVAPGVFCVVKPRHPRVLERLVDLKVGPGPCFTLFRPYHLTSLEVPLSAIRAVLHRQADMQPLPHPVAECAAVAKRDLKPGDVLGKIGEYDYRGFAMTWQEARESNAMPLGLAEGARVLKPIRAGERLGYDNCAPDESLLITQIRRRLDQSDARFLAA is encoded by the coding sequence ATGAACGCCGTCAATCCGATCGGCTTCGCCGCCATGCTGGCCAGCCGCGCCCGGGAAGGCCGCCCGGTCACCTTCGGCCTCGCCGGCACCGGCCAGATGGGCACCGACATCGTGGTGCAGGCCGCGCTGATGCCGGGGCTGCGCCTCGGCGCCATCTGCGAGATCCGCGCCGAACAGGCGGTCGACGCGCTGCTGCTCTCGGGCCGCGCGCGCGGCGACATCGTCGAGGCGCAGTCGGCGCAGGCGGTGGAATCGGCGCTGCAATCGAACAAGGTCGCCATCACCGGCGACCACAAGGCGCTCTGCGCCGCGGGCGGCATCGACGTCATCATCGATGCCACCGGCAACCCCAATGTCGGCACCATGATCGCGCTGGAGGCGATGCGCCACGGCAAGCATGTGGTGATGCTGAATGTCGAGGCCGACATCACCATCGGCCGCTTCCTGCAGGAGGAGGCGCGGCGCGCCGGCGTGGTCTACACCGGCGCCGCCGGGGACGAGCCGGCGGCGACGCTGGAGCTGATCAGCTTCGCGCAATCCATCGGGCTCGACATCGTCGCCGCCGGCAAGGGCAAGAACAACCCGCTGAAATTCGACGCCACGCCCGACCAGTATGAGGAGGAGGCGCGCGCCCGCAACATGGCGACGCGCATGCTGGTGGAGTTCGTCGACGGCTCCAAGACGATGATCGAGATGGTGGCGATCGCCAATGCCACCGGGCTGGTGCCCGACGTGCCCGGCATGCACGGCCCCGCCGCGACGCGCGACGAGCTGGCCCAGGTGCTCTGCACCCGCGAGGATGGCGGCCTCCTCAGCAAGCCCGGCATCGTCGACTATTCCATCGGCAAGGGTGTGGCACCCGGCGTGTTCTGCGTCGTCAAGCCGCGCCATCCGCGGGTGCTGGAGCGGCTGGTGGACCTGAAGGTCGGGCCCGGCCCCTGCTTCACCCTGTTCCGCCCCTACCACCTGACCAGCCTCGAGGTGCCGCTCTCGGCGATCCGCGCCGTGCTGCACCGGCAGGCCGACATGCAGCCGCTGCCGCATCCCGTCGCCGAATGCGCGGCCGTGGCCAAGCGCGACCTGAAGCCGGGCGATGTGCTCGGCAAGATCGGCGAATATGATTATCGCGGCTTCGCCATGACCTGGCAGGAGGCGCGCGAGAGCAACGCCATGCCGCTGGGCCTGGCCGAGGGCGCGCGCGTGCTGAAGCCGATCCGCGCCGGGGAGCGCCTGGGCTACGACAATTGCGCCCCCGACGAGAGCCTTCTCATCACCCAGATCCGGCGGCGCCTCGACCAGTCCGACGCGCGCTTCCTGGCCGCGTGA